In the genome of Vicinamibacterales bacterium, one region contains:
- a CDS encoding DUF2934 domain-containing protein, whose translation MAKARRLKDTDQTASPAAGMTAPHDASPGNEDERTTGHSPEQIAARAYELYLARGGTHGQDWDDWLAAERELASAAEPRSESKE comes from the coding sequence ATGGCAAAGGCACGACGACTCAAGGATACGGACCAGACCGCGTCTCCTGCTGCCGGGATGACGGCGCCCCACGACGCCAGCCCCGGCAACGAAGACGAACGCACCACCGGGCATTCGCCGGAACAGATCGCGGCGCGTGCCTATGAGCTGTATCTCGCGCGCGGCGGCACCCACGGGCAGGACTGGGACGACTGGCTCGCGGCCGAGCGCGAACTGGCCTCCGCCGCGGAACCCCGGAGTGAATCCAAAGAGTGA
- a CDS encoding chemotaxis protein CheB codes for MTHDIIVMGASAGGVEALSRVVSELPRDIRASILIVLHVSRGKSLLPEILSRVGRLRALHPDDGQPLEYGRIYVAPPDRHLIVEPGRVRVVHTAAENGVRPSVDPLFRSAARSYGSRVIAALLTGSLDDGTAGIVAVKAAGGITVVQDPEEAFAPGMPRSAIASGAVDHVLPIRDIPVLLAALVDEQAPPRRADLEHPHLRQMEPDLGERTLAIDGADRPGRPSVFTCPECHGTLWEADEAGLLRFRCRVGHVYSPETMLAAQTDEVDRALWTALRTLEERAALAHRLAERARARRHPLVDRAFTDRANESMREADLVRRLLFERSPATETVPDDLASAIGPGVPGRDDPDKDTR; via the coding sequence GACATCCGCGCGTCCATTCTCATCGTCCTGCACGTGTCGCGCGGCAAGAGTCTCCTGCCGGAGATCCTCTCGCGCGTCGGACGGCTGCGCGCGCTGCATCCCGACGACGGCCAGCCGCTCGAGTACGGCCGCATCTACGTGGCGCCGCCCGACCGGCATCTGATCGTCGAGCCGGGGCGCGTGCGCGTGGTCCACACAGCGGCGGAGAACGGCGTCCGCCCCTCCGTGGATCCGCTGTTCCGATCCGCCGCGCGATCGTACGGCAGCCGAGTGATCGCGGCGCTGCTGACCGGGTCGCTCGACGATGGAACCGCCGGCATCGTCGCGGTCAAGGCGGCGGGAGGCATCACCGTGGTGCAGGATCCCGAGGAAGCGTTCGCGCCGGGCATGCCGCGGAGCGCGATCGCCTCCGGAGCGGTCGACCACGTGCTGCCGATCCGCGACATCCCGGTGCTGCTGGCCGCGCTCGTCGACGAGCAGGCGCCGCCCCGGCGAGCCGATCTCGAGCACCCGCACCTGCGCCAGATGGAACCGGATCTCGGCGAACGGACGCTGGCGATCGACGGCGCCGACCGCCCCGGACGTCCGTCCGTGTTCACCTGCCCCGAATGTCACGGCACCTTGTGGGAGGCGGACGAAGCCGGGCTGCTGCGCTTCCGCTGCCGCGTCGGACACGTCTACTCACCGGAAACCATGCTGGCGGCCCAGACGGATGAAGTCGATCGCGCGCTGTGGACGGCGCTGCGCACGCTCGAGGAGCGGGCGGCGCTGGCGCACAGGCTCGCCGAGCGCGCCCGCGCCCGCCGCCATCCGCTGGTCGACCGGGCGTTCACCGATCGCGCCAACGAGTCGATGCGGGAAGCCGACCTGGTGCGGCGCCTGCTGTTCGAACGCAGCCCCGCGACCGAAACGGTGCCCGACGACCTGGCCAGCGCGATCGGCCCCGGCGTGCCGGGGCGCGACGACCCCGACAAAGACACGCGGTAA
- a CDS encoding SRPBCC family protein — protein sequence MNMELTFPDDAREARARSDRNLSEIERWASIAAGAGLAVYGLTRLKRNGWLHAGLGALLLRRGVSAHCDVYEALGMNTAANPDDTRAALRGSRGVNVLESVTINRPIAELYRFWRNLENLPRFMRHLEGVEKVTETISHWRAKGPAGMSVEWDAEVYNEVPNQLIAWRSLEGSDVISAGSVNFDEAAGGRGTRVTVHLQYSPPGGKVGAAVARLFGRDAETEIREDLRRFKQLVEAGEVPTTSGQPRG from the coding sequence ATGAACATGGAGCTGACATTCCCCGACGACGCGCGCGAGGCGCGCGCGCGATCGGATCGCAACCTCAGTGAAATCGAGCGCTGGGCGTCGATCGCCGCCGGCGCGGGGCTCGCGGTCTACGGCCTCACCCGCCTGAAGCGCAACGGCTGGCTGCACGCCGGGCTCGGGGCGCTGCTGCTGCGGCGCGGCGTCAGCGCGCACTGCGACGTCTACGAAGCGCTGGGGATGAACACCGCCGCCAATCCGGACGACACGCGCGCGGCGCTCCGCGGCTCGCGCGGCGTGAACGTGCTCGAGAGCGTGACGATCAACCGGCCGATCGCCGAGCTGTACCGCTTCTGGCGCAACCTCGAGAACCTGCCGCGCTTCATGCGCCATCTCGAGGGCGTGGAGAAGGTCACCGAGACGATCTCCCATTGGCGCGCCAAGGGGCCCGCCGGGATGTCGGTCGAATGGGACGCCGAGGTCTACAACGAGGTGCCGAATCAGTTGATCGCCTGGCGCTCGCTCGAGGGGTCGGATGTGATCAGCGCCGGGTCGGTGAACTTCGACGAGGCGGCCGGCGGCCGCGGCACGCGCGTCACCGTGCACCTGCAGTACAGCCCGCCTGGAGGCAAGGTCGGGGCCGCCGTCGCGCGACTGTTCGGCCGCGACGCCGAAACCGAGATCCGCGAAGACCTGCGCCGCTTCAAGCAGCTCGTCGAAGCGGGCGAGGTGCCGACCACGTCGGGTCAGCCGCGCGGATGA
- a CDS encoding PAS domain-containing protein, with the protein MAIDVLELQLASALQRFATLQRRATSDRDHGKLLGRSLQELGTALEEVRVAQEQLIEGRQRLEALQLELARERERYWQLFDQMPQPYVVTEPSSVITEVNRAAAQLFNVSQRFLVGKALSVFVCEERARFLADISRLASEGRSAELTFKLRPRERAPVDVTVVVGADARGLRWVFRTAAFSDPSPN; encoded by the coding sequence ATGGCGATTGACGTGCTGGAACTGCAACTCGCCTCGGCCCTGCAGCGCTTCGCCACACTGCAGCGGCGCGCCACGTCGGATCGCGATCACGGCAAGCTGCTCGGCCGATCGCTGCAGGAACTGGGCACCGCGCTCGAGGAAGTGCGCGTCGCTCAGGAACAGCTGATCGAAGGCCGCCAGAGACTCGAAGCGCTCCAGCTGGAGCTGGCCCGCGAACGCGAGCGCTACTGGCAGCTGTTCGATCAGATGCCGCAGCCCTACGTCGTGACCGAGCCCAGTTCGGTGATCACCGAGGTGAATCGCGCCGCGGCGCAGCTGTTCAATGTCAGTCAGCGGTTTCTCGTCGGCAAGGCGCTCAGCGTCTTCGTCTGCGAGGAGCGCGCCCGCTTCCTGGCGGATATCTCGCGCCTCGCCAGCGAGGGACGCTCCGCAGAGCTGACGTTCAAGCTCCGACCGCGGGAGCGCGCCCCGGTCGACGTCACCGTTGTCGTCGGCGCGGATGCCCGCGGATTGCGGTGGGTCTTCCGTACCGCCGCGTTCTCCGACCCGTCGCCGAACTGA
- a CDS encoding zinc-dependent alcohol dehydrogenase has protein sequence MARVPDPQILNPRDAIVKVTLTAICGSDLHLLDGFIPTMKRGDILGHEFMGEVVDVGPENTRLEKGDRVVVPFTIACGHCYFCERGLTSACDNSNPNAWMLEEAYGHSGSGLFGYSHMMGGYAGGQAEYVRVPFGDVGPYKVPDGLSDEQVLFLSDIFPTGYMAAENCGIAPGDTIAVWGCGPVGQFCIASAWLLGAGRVIAIDREPERLMMAADRGKADVIDLTQTNVFEALQDMTGGRGPDACIDAVGLEAHGNTIGDWYDKAKTSMMLATDRISALRQAIHCCRKGGTVSIPGVYGGYLDKMPFGAAFSKGLTLKMGQTHVHRYLPILMDRIQRGEIDPSYVITHRLRLEEAPEAYKTFRDKEDGCIKVVLKP, from the coding sequence ATGGCGCGGGTTCCGGATCCGCAGATCCTGAATCCGCGCGACGCCATCGTGAAGGTGACGCTCACCGCGATCTGCGGCTCCGATCTCCACCTGCTCGACGGCTTCATCCCGACGATGAAGCGCGGCGACATCCTCGGACACGAGTTCATGGGCGAGGTCGTCGACGTCGGGCCCGAGAACACGCGCCTCGAGAAAGGGGATCGCGTCGTCGTCCCCTTCACGATCGCGTGCGGCCACTGCTATTTCTGCGAGCGCGGCCTCACCTCGGCGTGCGACAACTCGAACCCGAACGCCTGGATGCTCGAGGAAGCCTACGGGCATTCGGGATCCGGGCTGTTCGGCTACTCGCACATGATGGGGGGCTACGCCGGCGGGCAGGCGGAGTACGTCCGCGTGCCGTTCGGCGACGTCGGCCCCTATAAAGTTCCGGACGGGCTCAGCGACGAGCAGGTGCTGTTCCTCAGCGACATCTTCCCCACCGGCTACATGGCGGCGGAGAACTGCGGCATCGCGCCGGGCGACACGATCGCGGTGTGGGGCTGCGGCCCGGTCGGGCAGTTCTGCATCGCCTCGGCGTGGCTGCTCGGCGCCGGCCGCGTCATCGCCATCGACCGCGAGCCGGAACGCCTGATGATGGCGGCCGACCGCGGCAAGGCGGACGTGATCGACCTGACGCAGACCAACGTGTTCGAGGCGCTGCAGGACATGACCGGCGGCCGCGGCCCGGACGCCTGCATCGACGCCGTCGGCCTCGAAGCGCACGGCAACACGATCGGCGACTGGTACGACAAGGCGAAGACCTCGATGATGCTCGCGACCGACCGGATCTCGGCGCTGAGGCAGGCAATCCACTGCTGCCGCAAGGGAGGGACGGTGTCGATCCCCGGCGTCTACGGCGGCTACCTGGACAAGATGCCGTTCGGCGCGGCGTTCTCGAAGGGCCTGACGCTGAAGATGGGCCAGACGCACGTGCACCGCTACCTTCCGATCCTGATGGACCGGATCCAGCGCGGCGAAATCGATCCGTCCTACGTGATCACCCACCGGCTCCGGCTGGAAGAGGCGCCGGAGGCGTACAAGACGTTCCGCGACAAGGAAGACGGCTGCATCAAGGTCGTGTTGAAGCCCTGA
- a CDS encoding response regulator, producing the protein MRADHRQPFVLVADDDRDTRELYRACFDTNGYRTAEAVTGSQAIVSAVEIVPDVLLTDYVLPDVDGVTVARRLKSDGRTAGIRILMVTGYANPDLQKRAAAAGVDRVLLKPCLPQAVMREVSRSLARPTIPPAPPARPTEAVARVRDEFGALPGLALTAEQARLVFELDRDMCDRILGVLVAEGFLARTPQGAYRHK; encoded by the coding sequence GTGAGAGCCGACCACCGGCAGCCCTTCGTTCTCGTCGCCGACGACGATCGGGACACGCGCGAGTTGTACCGCGCCTGCTTCGACACGAATGGCTATCGTACGGCCGAGGCGGTCACCGGATCGCAGGCGATCGTTTCGGCCGTCGAGATCGTGCCCGACGTGCTGCTCACCGACTACGTGCTGCCGGACGTCGACGGCGTGACCGTGGCCCGGCGTCTCAAGTCGGACGGCCGTACTGCCGGGATTCGCATCCTGATGGTGACCGGCTACGCCAACCCTGATCTGCAGAAACGGGCCGCGGCCGCCGGCGTCGATCGCGTGCTGCTGAAGCCCTGCCTCCCGCAGGCCGTCATGCGCGAGGTCTCCCGGAGCCTGGCGCGGCCCACCATTCCCCCCGCACCGCCGGCCCGCCCGACCGAAGCGGTGGCGCGCGTGCGTGACGAGTTCGGTGCGCTTCCAGGCCTGGCGCTCACGGCCGAGCAGGCGCGGCTCGTCTTCGAACTCGATCGCGACATGTGCGATCGGATCCTCGGCGTCCTCGTCGCCGAAGGATTTCTCGCGAGAACGCCGCAGGGCGCGTACCGGCACAAGTAG
- a CDS encoding DUF72 domain-containing protein — MARGRARVGCSGWQYKHWRGDFYPAAVPQARWFEYYAERFDTVEINNSFYRLPERGTFAAWARRAPPGFVFSVKASRFLTHMKKLKDPEEPIERLFSRMEALGAHLGPVLYQLPPGWTVNVERFAGFLDALPRGIRHVVEFRDPTWYDAGIRRLMHAHGVALCLHDMPGSATGRLSTSPFVYVRFHGSGQKYGGGYSPARLHGWAEWLNARRDEGCDVYAYFNNDVGGHAPRDAMTLRRALEETA, encoded by the coding sequence ATGGCCCGCGGCCGGGCGCGCGTGGGGTGCTCGGGGTGGCAGTACAAACACTGGCGCGGCGATTTCTATCCTGCCGCCGTCCCGCAGGCGCGATGGTTCGAGTACTACGCGGAGCGGTTCGACACGGTCGAGATCAACAACAGCTTCTATCGTCTGCCCGAAAGGGGGACGTTCGCGGCATGGGCGCGGCGCGCGCCGCCGGGATTCGTGTTCTCGGTGAAGGCGAGCCGCTTCCTCACCCACATGAAGAAGCTGAAGGATCCCGAAGAACCGATCGAACGTTTGTTCTCCCGGATGGAGGCGCTCGGCGCGCATCTCGGGCCGGTGCTGTATCAGTTGCCGCCGGGGTGGACGGTGAACGTCGAACGCTTTGCCGGCTTTCTCGACGCGCTTCCGCGCGGGATCCGGCACGTCGTCGAGTTCCGCGACCCGACGTGGTACGACGCCGGGATCCGGCGGCTGATGCACGCGCATGGCGTGGCGCTGTGCCTGCACGACATGCCCGGATCGGCTACCGGCAGGCTGTCCACGTCGCCGTTCGTCTACGTGCGGTTTCATGGATCCGGGCAGAAGTACGGCGGCGGATATTCCCCCGCCCGGCTGCACGGCTGGGCGGAGTGGCTGAACGCCCGGCGCGACGAGGGTTGCGACGTGTATGCGTATTTCAACAACGATGTGGGCGGCCATGCGCCGCGTGACGCGATGACGCTGCGCCGCGCGCTGGAGGAGACGGCATGA
- a CDS encoding CheR family methyltransferase — protein sequence MSDPPPRLALEQILDYLRQARGFDFTAYKRTTLTRRMQKRMEAVGIRDYDEYLDYLQVHPDEFPALFNTILINVTRFFRDPDVWEALAETVIPSLLAGKPEHAPLRVWVAGTATGQEAYSIAMLLADTLGMDRFRQRIKIYATDVDEEALAEARQGVYTEKQAADAPDDLRAKFFERAGERLMVVRELRRGVIFGRHDLLQDAPISRVDLLLCRNTLMYLNAEAQSQVMSRFYFSVVPGGCLVLGRAEMLFTQSALFQPIDLKRRIFRTTLTSARHRDRQPALGANGREDAVPQQPDPTVRLRQLAFEAGQDPQIVIDAAGIVVGVNGAARRQFGLGAAEIGTPLHQLELSYRPAELRAHIERAGDERHEVQIRGVAWDRPGGTRYYDVSFAPLVGEEGTLLGTRVSFADVTHIRALQDDLVNSKQELETAYEELQSTNEELETTKEELQSTVEELETTNEELQSTNEELETMNEELQSTNEELQTMNDELRTRGLELNTSNAFLESVLTSLRSAVVVLDRDLRVQAWNARAADLWGLRADEVTGDYFFGLDIGLPVQSLNGAVGEVLHGRAKDTTVVLPATSRKGRPLQCRVTISALADSNRETAGVILVMDEEGAG from the coding sequence ATGTCGGACCCGCCGCCGAGGCTGGCTTTGGAGCAGATTCTCGATTACCTTCGCCAGGCCCGGGGCTTCGATTTCACCGCCTACAAGCGCACCACCCTGACCCGCCGCATGCAGAAACGCATGGAAGCGGTCGGCATCCGCGATTACGACGAGTACCTCGACTATCTGCAGGTCCACCCCGACGAGTTTCCGGCGCTCTTCAACACTATTCTCATCAACGTCACCCGGTTTTTCCGGGATCCGGACGTCTGGGAGGCGCTGGCTGAGACGGTAATCCCTTCGCTCCTGGCCGGCAAGCCGGAACACGCGCCGCTCCGCGTCTGGGTCGCCGGCACGGCGACCGGACAGGAGGCCTACAGCATTGCGATGCTCCTGGCGGATACGCTCGGGATGGACCGATTCCGGCAGCGCATCAAGATATACGCGACCGATGTGGACGAAGAGGCGCTCGCCGAGGCCCGGCAGGGGGTTTATACGGAAAAGCAGGCCGCGGACGCGCCCGACGACCTGCGTGCGAAGTTCTTCGAGCGGGCCGGAGAGCGGCTGATGGTCGTGCGCGAGCTGCGGCGCGGCGTGATCTTCGGCCGGCACGATCTGCTGCAGGACGCGCCCATCTCGCGCGTTGACCTGCTCCTGTGCCGCAACACGCTCATGTACCTGAATGCGGAGGCGCAGAGCCAGGTGATGTCCCGGTTCTACTTCTCCGTGGTGCCCGGCGGCTGCCTGGTGCTGGGCCGGGCGGAGATGCTGTTCACGCAGAGCGCGCTGTTCCAGCCGATCGACCTGAAACGTCGTATCTTCAGGACCACGCTGACGAGCGCCCGGCACCGCGATCGTCAGCCGGCGCTCGGCGCGAACGGGCGAGAGGACGCCGTGCCCCAGCAACCCGATCCAACCGTCCGTCTCCGGCAGCTGGCGTTCGAGGCCGGGCAGGATCCGCAGATTGTCATCGATGCCGCGGGCATCGTCGTCGGCGTGAACGGCGCCGCGCGGCGTCAGTTCGGTCTCGGCGCGGCGGAGATCGGGACGCCGCTGCACCAGCTCGAGCTCTCCTATCGCCCCGCCGAACTGCGGGCGCACATCGAGCGCGCCGGCGACGAGCGCCACGAGGTGCAGATCCGCGGCGTCGCGTGGGATCGTCCGGGCGGCACGCGCTACTACGACGTCTCGTTCGCGCCGCTCGTCGGCGAGGAAGGCACCCTCCTCGGCACGCGCGTCTCGTTCGCCGACGTCACCCACATCCGCGCGCTGCAGGACGATCTCGTCAACTCGAAGCAGGAGCTCGAGACCGCATACGAGGAGCTGCAGTCCACGAACGAAGAGCTCGAGACGACCAAGGAGGAGCTGCAGTCCACCGTCGAGGAGCTGGAGACGACCAACGAGGAGCTGCAATCGACGAACGAAGAGCTCGAGACCATGAACGAAGAGCTGCAGTCCACCAACGAGGAGCTGCAGACCATGAACGACGAACTGCGCACCCGCGGCCTGGAGCTGAACACCTCGAACGCGTTCCTCGAATCGGTGCTCACGAGCCTTCGTTCGGCGGTGGTGGTGCTCGATCGCGACTTGCGCGTGCAGGCATGGAACGCACGGGCGGCGGACCTGTGGGGCCTGCGCGCCGACGAAGTGACCGGGGACTATTTCTTCGGCCTCGACATCGGCCTGCCGGTGCAATCGCTGAACGGCGCCGTGGGCGAGGTGCTGCACGGGCGCGCGAAAGACACGACCGTGGTGCTGCCGGCCACCAGCCGCAAGGGACGTCCGCTGCAATGCCGCGTCACCATCTCCGCGCTCGCCGACAGCAACCGGGAGACCGCCGGCGTCATCCTGGTGATGGACGAGGAGGGCGCGGGCTGA
- a CDS encoding D-aminoacylase — MKVLLTAVFVAGTAVLMAQSDQLAPPKPGDGARFDVLIRGARVMDGSGNPWLRADVGITGDRITAVGTLTAATATRVIDAGDRILAPGFIDVHSHAAEGLTRPALHQAQPLIAQGITTLVVNPDGGGPVDLAAQRAAIEQARPGPNVALLIGHGSVRRTVMKESRAEPAAAELQQMKDLVRRGMQEGAFGLSSGLFYVPGSFAKTEEVIELTKVAAEFGGLYTSHVRDEGNYDAGVRASVAEVIRIAEEARTIGVVSHMKALGKDSWGLGPALIKDMEEARARGVQVFADQYPYEASSTNLRAALAPGGVEPTEAVVTENLRRRNGPDAVLIAQFAEDRTLAGKTLTEIARLKGISPVQAAIAMIRAGGASIVSFNMSEPDIEAIMKAPFTMASSDGGLPTPGVGQPHPRDYGAFARRLAVYVRERKVVPLEFAIRSMTSLPAAVFGIPDRGAIRPGAIADVVIFDPARVRDAATYTAPQALAEGMSDVLVNGVPVLLDGRFTDASPGRVLKKGLR, encoded by the coding sequence ATGAAGGTGCTTCTGACCGCTGTCTTCGTTGCAGGCACGGCTGTGCTCATGGCTCAGTCGGATCAGCTCGCCCCGCCGAAGCCCGGCGACGGCGCGCGGTTCGACGTGCTGATCCGCGGCGCCAGGGTCATGGATGGGTCGGGCAATCCATGGCTGCGCGCCGATGTGGGCATCACCGGCGATCGCATTACCGCTGTCGGTACGCTGACAGCCGCCACCGCCACGCGCGTCATCGACGCCGGCGACCGCATCCTCGCGCCGGGTTTCATCGACGTGCACTCGCACGCCGCCGAAGGCCTCACCCGGCCGGCGCTGCACCAGGCACAGCCGCTCATCGCGCAGGGGATCACCACCCTCGTCGTGAATCCGGATGGCGGCGGGCCGGTCGACCTTGCCGCGCAGCGCGCGGCGATCGAGCAGGCGCGGCCTGGACCGAACGTGGCGCTGTTGATCGGACACGGGTCCGTGCGCCGCACGGTGATGAAGGAGTCGCGCGCGGAGCCGGCCGCCGCCGAGCTGCAGCAGATGAAGGATCTGGTGCGGCGCGGCATGCAGGAAGGCGCCTTCGGGCTGTCCTCGGGCCTCTTCTATGTCCCCGGCAGCTTCGCGAAGACGGAAGAGGTCATCGAGCTCACGAAGGTCGCCGCGGAGTTCGGCGGCCTCTATACCAGCCACGTGCGCGACGAGGGGAACTACGACGCCGGCGTCCGCGCCTCGGTCGCCGAGGTGATCCGCATCGCAGAAGAGGCGCGCACCATCGGCGTCGTGAGCCACATGAAGGCGCTGGGGAAGGACAGCTGGGGACTCGGCCCGGCGCTGATCAAAGACATGGAAGAGGCGCGCGCGCGCGGCGTGCAGGTGTTCGCGGATCAGTATCCCTACGAGGCATCGTCGACGAATTTACGCGCCGCCCTGGCGCCGGGCGGCGTCGAGCCGACTGAGGCGGTGGTCACCGAGAACCTGCGCCGCCGCAACGGTCCCGACGCGGTGCTGATCGCGCAGTTCGCCGAAGACCGCACGCTCGCCGGCAAGACGCTGACGGAGATCGCCAGGCTGAAGGGGATCTCCCCGGTCCAGGCGGCGATCGCGATGATCCGCGCGGGCGGCGCCTCGATCGTGTCGTTCAACATGTCCGAGCCGGACATCGAGGCAATCATGAAGGCGCCGTTCACGATGGCCTCCAGCGACGGCGGCCTGCCGACGCCGGGCGTCGGCCAGCCGCACCCGCGCGACTATGGCGCGTTCGCGCGCCGGCTCGCCGTCTACGTCCGCGAGCGCAAGGTGGTGCCGCTCGAGTTCGCCATCCGTTCGATGACCAGCCTGCCGGCCGCGGTGTTCGGGATTCCGGACCGCGGCGCGATCCGGCCAGGTGCGATTGCCGACGTCGTGATCTTCGATCCCGCGCGCGTGCGCGACGCCGCCACCTATACGGCGCCGCAGGCGCTCGCGGAGGGGATGTCGGACGTGCTGGTCAACGGCGTGCCCGTCCTGCTCGACGGGAGGTTCACCGACGCGTCCCCCGGCCGGGTTCTGAAGAAGGGACTGCGGTAG
- a CDS encoding tRNA-binding protein: MIGFADFERVDIRVGRILRADPFPEARKPAYKLQIDFGAELGVKTSSAQLTARYGRESLEGRLVLAVVNFPPRQIGPFMSEVLTLGVPDADGRVVLVVPDAEVPPGGKLF; encoded by the coding sequence ATGATTGGCTTCGCGGACTTCGAGCGCGTCGACATTCGCGTCGGACGGATCCTCCGCGCCGATCCGTTTCCCGAGGCGCGCAAGCCCGCCTACAAGCTGCAGATCGATTTCGGCGCCGAGCTGGGGGTCAAGACGTCGTCGGCGCAGCTCACCGCGCGTTATGGGCGGGAGAGTCTCGAGGGACGGCTGGTGCTCGCGGTGGTGAACTTTCCGCCGCGGCAGATTGGCCCGTTCATGTCGGAGGTTCTGACGCTGGGTGTACCCGACGCGGACGGGCGCGTCGTCCTCGTCGTCCCCGACGCAGAGGTGCCGCCGGGCGGCAAGCTGTTCTAG
- a CDS encoding SDR family oxidoreductase, translating to MKRFALGLTAGLGAALVATRLARARHAISFQGRVVVITGGSRGLGLVLARLFVDEGARVVLLARDLAELERAREDLESRGGEVMTLRCDVRRRADVRAAIDTVLDAWRTVDVLINNAGIIQVGPLEHMDHEDFENAMATHFWGPLHLILEVTPVMRHRRFGRIVNISSIGGRIAVPHMAPYTASKFALVGLSDGIRAELDPYGIRVTTVAPGLMRTGSPVNAQFKGRHEAEYAWFKVSSSLPGITIAAERAARKILEACRYGDPALTITPQAKLAAAANAVVPNTFARATMLATRVLPAGTGLEGNTAKKGFESEAKSKWTPSVVTRLADQAAMANNEI from the coding sequence ATGAAGAGGTTTGCGCTTGGACTGACGGCGGGGCTCGGGGCGGCGCTGGTGGCGACGCGGCTGGCGCGCGCGCGCCACGCGATCTCGTTCCAGGGGCGCGTCGTCGTCATCACCGGCGGCTCGCGCGGGCTGGGCCTGGTGCTGGCGCGGCTGTTCGTCGACGAGGGGGCGCGCGTGGTGCTGCTGGCCCGCGACCTCGCCGAGCTGGAGCGGGCGCGCGAGGACCTGGAGTCGCGAGGCGGCGAGGTGATGACGCTGCGCTGCGACGTCCGCCGGCGCGCCGACGTCCGAGCCGCGATCGACACGGTGCTCGACGCCTGGCGCACCGTGGACGTGCTGATCAACAACGCCGGCATCATCCAGGTGGGGCCGCTCGAGCACATGGATCACGAGGACTTCGAGAATGCGATGGCGACCCACTTCTGGGGACCGCTGCATCTCATTCTCGAAGTCACGCCGGTGATGCGCCACCGCCGCTTCGGGCGCATCGTGAACATCTCGTCGATCGGCGGGCGCATCGCGGTACCGCACATGGCGCCCTACACCGCCAGCAAGTTCGCCCTGGTCGGGCTGTCGGACGGCATCCGCGCCGAGCTCGATCCGTACGGCATCCGCGTCACGACGGTGGCCCCGGGCCTCATGCGGACGGGCTCGCCGGTCAACGCCCAGTTCAAGGGGAGGCACGAAGCCGAGTACGCCTGGTTCAAGGTCTCCAGCTCGCTGCCCGGCATCACCATTGCCGCGGAGCGCGCCGCGCGCAAGATTCTCGAGGCTTGCCGCTACGGCGACCCGGCGCTCACCATCACGCCGCAGGCGAAGCTCGCCGCCGCGGCCAATGCGGTGGTTCCGAACACCTTCGCGCGCGCGACGATGCTCGCCACGCGCGTGCTGCCGGCGGGAACCGGATTGGAAGGGAACACCGCCAAGAAGGGGTTCGAGAGCGAGGCGAAGTCGAAGTGGACGCCGTCGGTCGTGACCAGGCTCGCCGATCAGGCGGCGATGGCGAACAACGAAATATAG